A DNA window from Mesoplasma coleopterae contains the following coding sequences:
- a CDS encoding PTS fructose transporter subunit IIABC: protein MELKDLFKSKVSVFQADLKSKKEVIDFLVDKLSSQKMIANKKTFKDAILKREGEASTGMGDGIGIPHAINNTVKEPCIAFLSLKSPIDWQSLDNKPVDLIFMIATNDEKGEAHLGALADLSKFLMKPEFQEALRSAKTFKDLSKAFDIDSQTKKIEAQDGKYDVIGITACPTGIAHTYLAEEKLIEYATELGLSVKIETQGRRGTENKLTQEDVDNAKVIILAHDKNLQGMGRFSGKQVIDTTTKDAIFNGKQLIEEFGKTDKTTTAKAVSSKDDEVSDDFSLKKFAQVKGNLLAGVSRMLPFVVAGGIILGIGFLIDFAAGNGNVPGMTGATFDYWYNNIYDKSKVDMLTEWTNYWMGNFGTHSQVAGWFSAIGKTGMMMMVPVLAAYISYTIVGPQGLMPGFIAGILADGTGGFAYANKPGGWSGLWSVLFPLNEKGETIIPMQSGFIGGMVGAYVAALIVFGLTLGFKKFKKSFHGVRDIVLIPVLSLLGISLAMFALNIPLGYTMYGLQQFLKLLADHNLLILLGAILGLMMCIDMGGPINKIAYVTGTLSVSGGLGNDPLITVTMAAAMAGGMVPPLGIALCTLLFRNAWTTKEKDSAKANWLMGAFFISEGAIPFMVTDPKRISVSAMAGGTITGLIVGGCKITLGAPHGGIAVFPLLKSGLLGTNPEQMNSGGAIGLGVGLYILAIVVGTVVMATILGFWKTYDIKKGKLVITN from the coding sequence ATGGAATTAAAAGATTTATTTAAATCTAAAGTTTCAGTCTTTCAAGCAGATTTAAAATCAAAAAAAGAAGTTATTGATTTTTTAGTTGATAAATTATCATCACAAAAAATGATAGCTAACAAAAAAACTTTTAAAGATGCGATTTTAAAAAGAGAAGGAGAAGCATCAACAGGTATGGGTGATGGAATTGGTATTCCTCACGCAATTAACAATACAGTTAAAGAACCTTGTATTGCTTTCTTAAGTTTAAAATCACCGATAGACTGACAAAGTTTAGATAACAAACCAGTAGACCTAATCTTTATGATTGCTACAAATGATGAAAAAGGTGAAGCACACTTGGGTGCATTGGCTGATTTATCAAAATTCTTAATGAAACCTGAATTTCAAGAGGCATTAAGAAGTGCAAAAACTTTTAAAGATCTTTCAAAAGCTTTTGACATAGATTCACAAACTAAAAAAATTGAAGCACAAGATGGGAAATATGATGTTATTGGTATAACAGCATGTCCAACAGGGATTGCTCATACATATTTAGCAGAAGAAAAATTAATTGAGTATGCTACAGAATTAGGTTTAAGTGTAAAAATTGAAACTCAAGGACGTAGAGGAACTGAAAATAAATTAACTCAAGAAGATGTTGATAATGCTAAGGTGATTATTTTAGCTCACGACAAAAACTTACAAGGTATGGGTAGATTTAGTGGTAAACAAGTAATTGATACAACTACTAAAGATGCAATTTTTAATGGAAAACAATTAATTGAGGAATTTGGAAAAACAGATAAAACTACTACAGCAAAAGCTGTATCTTCAAAAGATGATGAAGTAAGTGATGATTTTTCATTAAAAAAATTCGCGCAAGTTAAAGGAAACTTACTAGCCGGAGTTTCAAGAATGTTACCATTTGTTGTTGCTGGAGGGATAATATTAGGAATTGGATTCTTAATTGACTTCGCAGCAGGTAATGGAAATGTTCCAGGAATGACTGGTGCAACATTTGATTATTGATATAACAATATATATGATAAATCTAAAGTTGATATGTTAACAGAATGAACTAATTATTGAATGGGTAATTTTGGAACTCATAGTCAAGTTGCTGGCTGATTCTCAGCCATTGGAAAAACAGGTATGATGATGATGGTTCCTGTTTTAGCGGCGTATATTTCATATACAATTGTTGGTCCGCAAGGATTAATGCCAGGTTTCATTGCAGGTATACTTGCAGATGGAACAGGTGGATTTGCATATGCAAATAAACCGGGTGGTTGATCAGGATTATGATCAGTATTATTTCCTTTAAATGAAAAAGGAGAAACTATAATTCCTATGCAATCAGGATTTATTGGGGGTATGGTTGGTGCATATGTGGCAGCCCTTATAGTTTTTGGATTAACATTGGGATTCAAAAAATTCAAAAAATCTTTCCATGGAGTAAGAGATATAGTTCTAATTCCTGTATTATCACTTTTAGGTATTTCTTTAGCGATGTTTGCTTTAAATATTCCTTTAGGTTATACAATGTATGGTCTACAACAATTCTTAAAATTACTAGCTGATCATAATTTATTAATATTATTAGGAGCTATCCTAGGATTAATGATGTGTATTGATATGGGGGGACCAATCAATAAAATAGCTTATGTAACTGGAACTTTATCAGTTTCTGGTGGTTTAGGTAACGATCCTTTAATAACTGTTACAATGGCAGCTGCTATGGCTGGTGGAATGGTTCCACCTCTAGGAATTGCATTGTGTACTTTATTATTTAGAAATGCATGAACAACAAAAGAAAAAGATTCAGCAAAAGCTAACTGACTAATGGGAGCATTCTTTATTTCAGAAGGAGCTATACCATTCATGGTAACTGATCCAAAAAGAATTTCAGTTTCTGCAATGGCTGGTGGAACAATCACTGGTTTAATTGTTGGTGGATGTAAAATTACTTTAGGAGCACCTCATGGTGGAATAGCAGTATTCCCGTTATTAAAATCTGGATTACTTGGAACAAACCCAGAACAAATGAATTCAGGTGGAGCAATTGGTTTAGGTGTAGGTTTATACATCTTAGCAATCGTTGTTGGTACAGTAGTTATGGCAACAATCTTAGGATTTTGAAAAACATATGATATTAAAAAAGGTAAATTAGTTATTACCAATTAA
- a CDS encoding ATP-binding cassette domain-containing protein codes for MERERYLLMDLKTPIVELSNVSKIYNKQIWALKKIDLKLYRGECISLLGSNGSGKTTLLRIIANNLKNTTGTINYNLEEENILRAIGLQKREQAWPNGFKVKDINDLWIRIYDINDLEWINKLKDVFGVNEIEEKYLNKLSIVRLQIYAIFLAFISKPELVLIDELSSDIDFRYEEKITNFLKEYLVEGNTVVLNSPSYYFLENLTDRVVYLNDGEIFEDLSIKEVKKEYKSVMEYTKSIFKEELIAEKKIKNKSKFFSTMNSKTETYSNNLQSIIEQLEVQENHNEKVLNRLKEVYFSILDLKTSIDNLSVSYINANAIKIISKKIKITIKLINKLTINYRYKKYHKTLNAIEKFLSKELKRTFANDKVIVNGDVLSITMSDSEKKQLDKLKEKYIKEEQKIIRRKILKQQFKKEKKLKDKLVQNSLKEDTTDEIK; via the coding sequence ATGGAAAGAGAAAGGTACTTATTAATGGATTTAAAAACTCCTATAGTAGAATTATCAAATGTATCAAAAATATATAATAAACAAATTTGAGCATTAAAGAAAATTGACTTAAAATTATATCGCGGTGAATGTATTTCACTTTTAGGTTCTAATGGTAGTGGTAAAACAACTTTACTAAGAATTATTGCAAATAATTTAAAAAACACAACAGGAACTATTAATTATAATTTAGAAGAAGAAAATATTTTAAGGGCCATTGGGTTGCAAAAAAGAGAACAAGCATGGCCAAACGGATTTAAAGTAAAAGATATAAATGACTTATGAATTAGAATATATGACATAAATGATCTAGAATGAATTAATAAATTAAAAGATGTTTTTGGTGTCAACGAAATTGAAGAAAAATATCTTAATAAACTATCAATTGTAAGATTACAAATATACGCAATTTTCTTAGCTTTTATCTCAAAACCTGAGTTAGTTTTAATTGATGAATTATCATCAGATATAGACTTTAGATATGAAGAAAAAATCACTAATTTTTTAAAAGAATACTTAGTTGAAGGCAATACAGTTGTTTTAAATAGTCCAAGTTATTATTTTTTAGAAAACTTAACAGATAGAGTAGTTTATTTAAATGATGGTGAAATCTTTGAAGATCTATCGATTAAAGAAGTGAAAAAAGAATATAAATCTGTAATGGAATATACTAAGTCTATATTTAAAGAAGAACTTATAGCAGAAAAGAAAATCAAAAACAAAAGTAAATTTTTCTCTACAATGAATAGTAAGACAGAAACATATTCAAACAACTTACAATCAATAATTGAACAGCTTGAAGTTCAAGAAAATCATAACGAAAAAGTTTTAAATAGACTAAAAGAAGTTTACTTTAGCATTTTAGATTTAAAGACTAGTATTGATAACTTGTCTGTTTCATATATTAATGCAAATGCTATAAAAATTATTTCTAAAAAAATCAAGATAACTATTAAATTAATAAATAAATTAACTATTAATTATAGATATAAAAAATACCATAAAACTTTAAATGCCATTGAAAAATTCTTAAGCAAAGAGTTAAAAAGAACTTTTGCAAATGATAAAGTTATTGTAAATGGAGATGTTTTAAGCATCACTATGTCTGATTCAGAAAAAAAACAGTTAGATAAACTTAAAGAAAAATACATTAAAGAAGAACAAAAAATAATTAGAAGAAAAATTTTAAAACAACAGTTTAAAAAAGAAAAGAAATTAAAAGATAAACTAGTTCAGAATTCTTTAAAAGAGGACACAACTGATGAAATCAAATAA
- a CDS encoding ABC transporter permease translates to MKSAKFKKEYKVFSMLFVIQTKHWFKNPLNIFLGVFISFYTMLCWLAFKNNDPFLLVSGICVAMVRNSMYIYLRTINDWRGKNFVDKMSMSDINNKTKHASLLAFNFVSTFIICLVLFLLSMILFPAQWTYIENMNALMVIFGLLICWITCYVIALFLYTFIKNTKWTVMIGLLIYFSTMYFLGLGFPFQTIVEQQWLNYILYLHPMRYSINIVQAGFVNQPNFHYINEALRINVDFGYAEKKWLPYFLALITISGYIICLVSKRIVDSNYKFRSKNKIKRLRAESKLYIKKINETNDIEFLKRLREDRRQRD, encoded by the coding sequence ATGAAATCAGCAAAATTTAAAAAAGAATATAAAGTTTTTAGTATGTTATTTGTTATTCAAACTAAACATTGATTTAAAAATCCACTAAATATATTTTTGGGTGTTTTTATTTCTTTTTACACAATGTTATGCTGATTAGCATTCAAAAATAATGATCCATTTTTATTAGTCTCAGGTATTTGTGTAGCTATGGTTAGAAACTCAATGTACATTTATTTAAGAACAATAAATGATTGAAGAGGAAAAAACTTTGTTGATAAAATGAGTATGAGTGATATTAACAATAAAACAAAACATGCTTCGCTGTTGGCGTTTAACTTTGTATCAACATTTATTATTTGTTTAGTATTATTTTTATTATCAATGATACTATTTCCAGCTCAGTGAACCTATATAGAGAACATGAATGCATTGATGGTGATTTTTGGCTTACTAATTTGTTGAATTACATGTTATGTAATTGCATTATTTTTATACACTTTCATTAAGAACACAAAGTGAACAGTAATGATTGGTTTATTAATTTATTTTTCAACCATGTATTTTTTAGGTTTAGGATTTCCATTTCAAACTATTGTTGAACAACAATGACTAAATTACATATTATATTTACATCCAATGAGATATTCAATTAATATAGTTCAAGCAGGATTTGTTAACCAACCAAATTTCCACTATATAAATGAAGCATTGAGAATCAATGTTGACTTCGGATATGCAGAAAAAAAATGATTGCCTTATTTTTTAGCACTAATAACAATTAGTGGGTATATAATTTGTTTAGTGTCAAAAAGAATAGTTGATTCAAACTATAAATTTAGATCAAAAAATAAAATAAAGAGATTGAGGGCAGAATCAAAACTTTATATTAAAAAGATTAATGAAACAAATGATATAGAGTTTTTAAAAAGATTAAGAGAAGATAGAAGACAAAGGGATTAA
- a CDS encoding helix-turn-helix domain-containing protein codes for MNNYKQISLKERALIEYLLNVQNKSFLMYKELNRNRSTIYNGV; via the coding sequence GTGAATAATTATAAACAAATATCTTTAAAAGAAAGAGCATTAATTGAATATCTATTAAATGTTCAAAATAAATCTTTTTTAATGTATAAAGAATTAAATAGGAATAGATCAACTATTTACAATGGAGTTTAA
- a CDS encoding zinc-binding dehydrogenase, with protein sequence MKALLISDDREKIVEYKDIEDIQELPLAPGEVLTKVLFSSLCHSDLHVAENGNQSNFGLSVGHESIHKIIRVGDHVTNLEVGDYVAFPAGLHDACGTCKFCLKGEEVFCENAVFTTSPKRGGTMQEYTIESADFCTKVSANVDLGKACIITCAGITVYKGLKIANLKPGEFVAIYGIGGLGNVAIEYAKNVFNAKVIAVGSNPESLKIAKSKGADYVINWKETNLVEEINKITDNQGVDVALVTSSTATLYKQLFNTVSRLGRIIPIGISNETIEMGLPDLVLNGKQILGSLIGTRKDLEESLQALYDGKVNPEFEYKPLSHAPKYFKLMQEFKLHKRIVFDCSK encoded by the coding sequence ATGAAGGCATTATTAATAAGTGATGATAGAGAAAAAATTGTGGAATACAAAGATATAGAAGATATTCAAGAATTACCACTAGCACCTGGAGAAGTTCTAACAAAAGTTTTATTTTCTAGTTTATGTCATAGTGATTTACATGTTGCTGAAAATGGTAATCAAAGCAATTTTGGTCTAAGTGTAGGTCATGAATCAATACATAAAATTATACGTGTTGGGGACCATGTTACAAACTTAGAAGTTGGTGACTATGTTGCGTTCCCTGCTGGTTTACATGATGCTTGTGGAACTTGTAAATTTTGTTTAAAGGGTGAAGAGGTATTTTGTGAAAATGCAGTTTTCACAACTAGTCCTAAAAGAGGTGGAACTATGCAAGAATATACAATAGAATCAGCTGATTTCTGCACAAAAGTTTCTGCAAATGTAGATTTAGGAAAAGCATGTATAATTACTTGTGCTGGAATTACTGTTTATAAAGGTCTAAAAATTGCAAATTTAAAACCTGGAGAATTTGTAGCTATTTACGGAATTGGTGGTTTAGGGAATGTTGCAATTGAATATGCTAAAAATGTTTTTAATGCAAAAGTAATAGCAGTTGGTTCTAACCCTGAAAGTTTGAAAATAGCTAAATCAAAAGGTGCAGATTATGTTATTAATTGAAAAGAAACTAATTTAGTAGAAGAAATAAATAAAATTACAGATAACCAAGGTGTCGATGTTGCTTTGGTAACTTCATCAACAGCTACTTTATATAAGCAATTATTTAACACAGTTTCTAGATTAGGAAGAATTATACCTATAGGTATTTCTAATGAAACTATTGAAATGGGGTTACCAGATCTTGTTTTAAATGGAAAACAAATACTGGGTTCACTAATAGGTACTAGAAAAGATTTAGAAGAGTCATTACAAGCCTTGTATGACGGCAAAGTAAATCCAGAGTTTGAGTATAAACCATTATCTCATGCGCCAAAATATTTTAAATTGATGCAAGAATTTAAACTGCACAAGAGAATTGTGTTTGATTGCAGTAAATAG
- a CDS encoding formate/nitrite transporter family protein, whose product MIKWKKRVHLTDEQKIENYKKEIITLEQVDYSPLYSQDVAYHNYGYIHTFRVISDGLRLANMKQFMAGILAGIWIGLVYVAVAMATYSFVGADKAVLESLVKILTGLIFGSVILLISFLGGGFVTAHMWYNRTMFKKVERWSIFLKACGLVYAGNIIGIMIFTCIFQLSGALNHSPALAQHIYNAFGKAKLYEVGSAIEAKDALKAGEIFKTIGYVFASAVLCNFLICLATQGSKSAKGNTVAAMIMYFLVLFYFAIGGYQHCVANWFGAWMLILRAISDPTTQHANMAWAFVVFNIIPALLGNFVGALIIGTFMGLFNKEFDTLLVQEARMKFLAEEIERIENKKMKIKK is encoded by the coding sequence ATGATAAAGTGGAAAAAAAGAGTCCATTTAACTGACGAACAAAAAATAGAAAATTACAAAAAGGAAATAATAACTTTAGAGCAAGTTGATTATTCTCCACTTTATAGTCAAGATGTTGCTTATCATAACTATGGATACATTCATACTTTTAGAGTTATATCTGATGGGTTAAGACTAGCAAACATGAAACAATTTATGGCTGGTATTTTAGCTGGTATTTGAATTGGATTAGTTTATGTTGCAGTTGCTATGGCTACTTATTCATTTGTAGGTGCTGATAAAGCTGTACTTGAATCACTAGTAAAAATATTAACCGGATTAATATTTGGTAGTGTTATATTACTTATATCATTTCTTGGAGGAGGTTTTGTTACAGCACACATGTGATACAACAGAACAATGTTCAAGAAAGTTGAAAGATGATCAATTTTCTTAAAAGCTTGCGGACTTGTTTATGCTGGTAACATAATTGGAATTATGATATTTACTTGTATTTTTCAATTAAGTGGAGCTTTAAACCACAGCCCAGCATTGGCCCAACATATATACAATGCTTTTGGCAAAGCTAAACTTTATGAAGTAGGTTCAGCAATAGAAGCTAAAGATGCTTTAAAAGCTGGTGAAATATTTAAAACAATTGGTTATGTATTTGCAAGTGCTGTATTATGTAACTTCTTAATCTGTTTAGCAACTCAAGGTTCTAAATCAGCAAAAGGAAATACAGTTGCAGCAATGATCATGTACTTTTTAGTATTATTCTATTTTGCAATTGGTGGTTACCAACACTGTGTAGCTAACTGATTTGGGGCTTGAATGTTAATATTAAGAGCAATATCTGATCCAACAACTCAACATGCAAACATGGCTTGAGCATTCGTTGTTTTCAATATTATTCCTGCATTATTAGGTAACTTTGTTGGTGCGTTAATAATTGGAACATTTATGGGCCTATTTAACAAAGAATTTGATACATTATTGGTTCAGGAAGCTAGAATGAAATTTCTAGCAGAAGAAATTGAAAGAATTGAAAACAAAAAAATGAAAATAAAAAAATAA
- a CDS encoding PTS sugar transporter subunit IIA: MGLFSKKSKLVEIFAPVDGEVVGLDKVEDEVFSGKMMGDGLAIVPANGDFVSPMNGELASVFPTKHAYGFKEKSGVEVLVHIGLDTVNLDGEGFESFVKQGDKVSHGDPMVKVDLKFVKPKVPSITTPIIVTNQNGKEITIVKMGKVKKGELIATVG, from the coding sequence ATGGGATTATTTAGCAAAAAAAGCAAACTTGTTGAAATATTTGCACCAGTTGATGGTGAAGTAGTTGGATTAGACAAAGTTGAAGATGAAGTTTTTAGTGGAAAAATGATGGGTGATGGTTTAGCTATCGTTCCTGCAAATGGTGATTTTGTTTCACCAATGAATGGTGAATTAGCTAGTGTTTTCCCAACAAAACACGCATACGGATTTAAAGAAAAATCAGGAGTTGAAGTTTTAGTTCATATTGGACTAGATACAGTTAACCTTGATGGAGAAGGATTTGAATCATTTGTTAAACAAGGAGACAAAGTTAGCCATGGTGACCCAATGGTTAAAGTTGACTTAAAATTTGTTAAACCAAAAGTTCCTTCAATTACAACACCTATTATCGTAACTAACCAAAATGGTAAAGAAATTACTATTGTAAAAATGGGAAAAGTTAAAAAAGGTGAATTAATTGCAACTGTTGGTTAA
- the infC gene encoding translation initiation factor IF-3 yields the protein MDQRRNNSKPIKNQDPINTFIRAREVLIIGDNGEKLGPLKRNEAIQLAEEKGLDLMQVGQQPDGLAICKILDYGKFKYQQQKKNKEAKKNQVKVENKEIRLTVNIGQHDLVTKAKKAREFLEAGDRVKISLKFKGREIAYMDLGKETLDRFYKEIEDVAKIEKEAKLTSRFLDMYVVPKK from the coding sequence ATGGATCAAAGAAGAAACAATTCAAAACCTATTAAAAATCAAGACCCAATAAACACTTTTATTAGAGCTAGAGAAGTTTTAATCATTGGAGACAATGGTGAAAAACTAGGACCTTTAAAAAGAAATGAAGCTATTCAATTAGCTGAAGAAAAAGGTTTAGATTTAATGCAAGTAGGTCAACAACCTGATGGTTTAGCAATTTGTAAAATTTTAGATTATGGTAAATTTAAATACCAACAACAAAAGAAAAATAAAGAAGCTAAGAAAAATCAAGTTAAGGTTGAAAATAAAGAAATTAGATTGACTGTTAATATCGGTCAGCATGACTTAGTTACAAAAGCTAAAAAAGCTAGAGAGTTTTTAGAAGCTGGTGATAGAGTTAAAATTTCTTTGAAATTTAAAGGTAGAGAAATTGCATACATGGATTTAGGAAAAGAAACATTAGACAGATTCTACAAGGAAATTGAAGATGTAGCTAAAATTGAAAAAGAAGCTAAATTAACTTCAAGATTCTTAGATATGTACGTTGTGCCAAAGAAATAA
- the rpmI gene encoding 50S ribosomal protein L35 → MPKMKSKKSLAKRVIAKKNGTLKRGKAYRSHRATGKTTKQKRHLEKATIVHVTDMKRIKGLLQK, encoded by the coding sequence ATGCCAAAAATGAAATCAAAAAAATCATTAGCAAAAAGAGTTATTGCTAAGAAAAACGGTACTTTAAAAAGAGGTAAAGCTTACAGATCTCACCGTGCTACAGGAAAAACTACAAAACAAAAACGTCACTTAGAAAAAGCTACAATCGTTCATGTAACAGACATGAAACGTATTAAAGGTTTATTACAAAAATAA
- the rplT gene encoding 50S ribosomal protein L20, giving the protein MARVKFGKVTRARRKRWIKRAKGYYGTKHSSYKKAHEQVVRSMAYAFIGRKQKKRDFRKLWIVRINAAVRPYGLSYSRFMNGLKLANIDVNRKMLSELAISNPEQFKLLVDASNKALASK; this is encoded by the coding sequence ATGGCAAGAGTTAAATTTGGAAAAGTAACTAGAGCAAGAAGAAAACGTTGAATTAAACGTGCAAAAGGTTACTATGGAACTAAACATTCTTCATATAAAAAAGCGCACGAACAAGTAGTTCGTTCTATGGCTTACGCTTTTATCGGGCGTAAACAAAAGAAACGTGATTTTAGAAAATTATGAATTGTACGTATCAACGCAGCTGTTAGACCTTATGGTTTATCATACTCAAGATTTATGAATGGATTAAAATTAGCAAATATTGATGTTAACCGTAAAATGTTATCAGAATTAGCTATTTCAAACCCAGAACAATTTAAATTATTAGTTGATGCATCAAATAAAGCATTAGCTTCAAAATAA
- the trpS gene encoding tryptophan--tRNA ligase, whose amino-acid sequence MQKERMITGITPSDSMSLGNYLGVVKNLIEYQNEYDLFVFVANLHAITIPKDPTQLKLKTKEMTALYIACGLDPEKMTLFLQSDVVEHSQLGWILTTQSTMGELSRMTQFKDKSAKESNGDNVSIPTGLFTYPCLMAADILLYDPKFVPVGVDQKQHLELARDIATRMNNKYGEMHVVPEPILTKGNIKIMDLQDPTKKMSKSSENPKAVIKMLDSPAEIANKIKAAVTDSENIVKYDPVNKPGVSNLMNIYSIIKDVSIEECNKRWEGKNYKDLKDDVTEALLELIIPIHEKYNEIIKGDYLKEVLEEGALKAKKVAIKKVNKVQNKLGINWYRK is encoded by the coding sequence ATGCAAAAAGAAAGAATGATAACTGGTATTACACCAAGTGATTCAATGAGTTTGGGAAACTATTTGGGAGTTGTTAAAAATTTAATTGAGTATCAGAATGAATATGATTTATTTGTTTTTGTTGCAAATTTACATGCTATAACAATACCAAAAGATCCAACTCAATTAAAACTTAAAACAAAGGAAATGACAGCATTGTACATTGCTTGTGGATTAGATCCTGAAAAAATGACTCTTTTTCTACAATCTGATGTTGTTGAACATTCTCAATTAGGTTGAATTCTTACAACTCAATCAACAATGGGTGAATTATCAAGAATGACTCAATTCAAAGATAAATCAGCTAAAGAAAGCAACGGCGATAATGTTTCTATTCCTACTGGTCTATTTACTTACCCTTGTTTAATGGCTGCTGATATTTTACTTTATGATCCAAAATTTGTTCCTGTTGGTGTTGATCAAAAACAACATTTAGAATTAGCTAGAGATATAGCAACAAGAATGAACAATAAATATGGTGAAATGCATGTTGTTCCAGAACCTATATTAACTAAAGGTAATATTAAAATTATGGACTTGCAAGATCCTACTAAAAAAATGAGTAAATCTAGTGAAAACCCTAAAGCTGTTATTAAAATGTTAGATTCACCAGCTGAAATAGCAAATAAAATTAAAGCCGCTGTGACAGATAGTGAAAACATAGTTAAGTATGATCCTGTTAATAAACCAGGCGTTTCTAACCTAATGAATATATATTCAATCATCAAAGATGTTTCAATTGAAGAGTGCAATAAAAGATGAGAGGGGAAAAATTATAAAGATCTTAAAGACGATGTGACTGAAGCATTATTAGAATTAATCATTCCGATTCATGAAAAATACAATGAAATTATTAAAGGTGATTACTTAAAAGAAGTACTTGAAGAAGGTGCTTTAAAAGCTAAAAAAGTTGCTATTAAAAAAGTTAATAAAGTACAAAATAAATTGGGAATTAATTGATATAGAAAATAA
- a CDS encoding NAD(+)/NADH kinase codes for MKYSIVKNDYDESKKIAEELSNLLISKKWILDNKNPNYIFVIGGDGTFLKAAELFNNILEEVIFVPIKSGGIGFYTNHNRISDIKDILNNIEKQEPIEISVLEANDYKVINEIKIINNLRPLEVDVLIDGELLETFRGTGLVFSTSGGSTGFAKSHNGAVIIDENNIFQMLEIAPVSNNNFRTLNAPVIFSRKHKVEVVITKPNDVEIIVDSRKCKLPAHNSIKIQLSDKNIKLISKNSEKLTKTRILNYIFTTNKSYN; via the coding sequence ATGAAATATAGTATTGTAAAAAATGATTATGACGAATCAAAAAAAATTGCTGAGGAACTTTCAAATTTATTAATTAGTAAAAAATGAATTTTAGATAATAAAAATCCTAATTACATTTTTGTGATTGGCGGAGATGGTACGTTTCTAAAAGCAGCAGAACTATTTAATAACATTTTAGAAGAGGTAATCTTTGTGCCAATCAAGTCAGGGGGCATTGGTTTTTACACAAACCATAACAGAATCTCAGATATTAAAGACATATTAAATAATATAGAAAAACAAGAACCAATTGAAATTTCAGTTTTGGAGGCTAACGATTATAAAGTTATTAATGAAATTAAAATCATCAATAACTTAAGACCATTGGAAGTTGATGTTTTAATTGATGGTGAATTACTAGAAACTTTTAGAGGAACAGGTTTAGTATTCTCAACTTCTGGTGGGAGCACAGGATTTGCAAAATCTCACAATGGAGCTGTAATAATTGATGAAAATAATATTTTTCAGATGCTAGAAATAGCACCAGTCTCAAATAATAATTTTAGAACATTAAACGCTCCAGTTATTTTTTCAAGAAAACATAAGGTGGAAGTAGTAATAACAAAACCAAATGATGTTGAAATTATTGTGGATAGTAGAAAATGTAAACTACCAGCACATAACTCAATCAAAATTCAATTGAGTGATAAAAATATAAAATTGATTTCAAAAAACAGTGAAAAATTAACAAAGACAAGAATATTGAATTATATTTTCACAACAAACAAATCTTATAATTAG